A window of the Vanessa cardui chromosome 27, ilVanCard2.1, whole genome shotgun sequence genome harbors these coding sequences:
- the LOC124541279 gene encoding uncharacterized protein LOC124541279 isoform X1 yields the protein MPAIRIEHSTQNFLNTHELGGPDTPTKIQYENISVPRRFYNRTSKCSHTLQSCATNSSNITKTGLADKLSEIDSSSRKKSGLLGYPVGPMDKSKIPSKGQDCHNSQNGKISHQKYDDKIKRSSKNSRTTKFCQFCSTTRSTKLSSTAKVHTFNTKSSNQKISAHSKCLKRTDLVDSKLSFIHGYPLPASDKLLDNGRVRPGMGRTTQQYDSLGHLVKRGTDNALQLKRDASHTLLNPKPDSIIKTQFCTHSKRQQNNCLLSTERRRDKITTANRNHTSNFESFRSEPDTFQHSLHTREIQQSCRSPFTPSSLTRMAPVTSLSGVHICKMGNPCCRSVCLCKSSHSPQLCVSRSDRQTSPISRRIQFAVELPTRVGVSATISDPESSNALKPVDRNISNCSSSMGESILASRPQGESINNTNNTEEPTGKSSRHIDGTSTSPSREHHPGGLEMWGWSEALEVKQNLLHAQ from the exons ATGCCTGCCATTCGGATTGAGCACAGCACCCAAAACTTTCTCAATACTCACGAATTGGGTGGCCCAGATACTCCGACAAAGATACAGTATGAGAATATTAGTGTACCTAGACGATTTTATAATCGTACATCAAAATGTTCACATACTTTGCAATCATGTGCAACAAACAGTAGCAATATTACAAAAACTGGGTTGGCAGATAAACTTTCAGAAATCGATTCTTCATCCCGTAAAAAGTCTGGTCTACTTGGGTATCCTGTGGGACCCATGGATAAATCTAAAATCCCTTCCAAGGGACAAGATTGCCACAATAGTCAAAACGGCAAAATCAGCCATCAAAAATATgacgataaaattaaaagatcttCAAAGAATAGTAGGACTACTAAATTTTGCCAGTTTTGTAGTACCACGAGGTCGACTAAATTATCGTCAACTGCTAAGGTCCATACATTCAATACAAAATCTTCCAATCAAAAGATATCCGCTCACTCAAAATGCCTTAAGCGAACTGACTTGGTGGACTCAAAATTGTCATTTATCCACGGCTATCCATTACCCGCCTCCGACAAACTTCTTGACAACGGACGCGTCAGACCAGGGATGGGGCGCACAACTCAACAATATGACTCTCTCGGGCACTTGGTCAAGCGAGGAACAGACAATGCATTGCAACTCAAAAGAGATGCTAGCCATACTCTACTCAATCCAAAGCCAgattcaattattaaaacacaGTTCTGTACTCATTCAAAGCGACAACAGAACAACTGTTTGTTATCTACGGAACGAAGGAGGGACAAAATCACTACAGCTAACAGAAATCACACATCAAATTTTGAGTCTTTTAGATCAGAACCAGATACATTTCAGCATTCATTACATACCAGGGAAATACAACAATCATGCCGATCACCTTTCACGCCATCGTCGCTCACCAGAATGGCACCTGTTACCAGCCTCAGTGGAGTTCATATTTGCAAAATGGGGAACCCCTGTTGTAGATCTGTTTGCCTCTGCAAAAGCTCACATAGTCCACAACTATGTGTCTCGAGATCTGACAGACAAACAAGCCCTATTTCACGACGCATTCAGTTCGCCGTGGAATTACCCACTCGCGTGGGTGTTTCCGCCACCATTTCTGATCCCGAAAGTTCTAATGCACTTAAACCAGTCGACAGGAATATTTCTAATTGTAGTTCCTCGATGGGAGAAAGTATTTTGGCGTCCAGACCTCAAGGCGAGAGCATTAACAACACCAATAATACTGAGGAACCTACAGGAAAATCTAGTCGACACATCGACGGGACTTCCACCTCCCCAAGTCGAGAACATCATCCTGGAGGTCTGGAAATGTGGGGGTGGTCCGAGGCG TTAGAGGTAAAGCAAAACCTGCTTCACGCACAGTAA